From a single Candidatus Delongbacteria bacterium genomic region:
- the rplD gene encoding 50S ribosomal protein L4, which yields MELQLHKVDGTASKEKVTLPDGLFNIETPNEHAIYLAVVAEETNCRQGTRATKNRSRVRGGGKKPFRQKGTGNARQGTRRAPQMKGGGTVFGPMPQTFHKDINRKVKLLARRSAFTLAARENGVIVVEDFSWDTPRTSGMAGLLKAFKLDGKRVLILTGAQDNNLYLSARNIYKLELKPADQPSVRDIVNCDVVVLLKSAVGKLQEVYGD from the coding sequence ATGGAACTACAGCTCCACAAGGTGGACGGAACGGCCAGCAAGGAAAAAGTGACCCTTCCTGACGGGCTGTTCAATATCGAAACCCCGAACGAGCACGCGATCTACCTGGCTGTCGTGGCCGAGGAGACCAACTGTCGTCAGGGAACCCGCGCCACGAAGAATCGCAGCCGGGTGCGTGGCGGAGGCAAGAAGCCCTTCCGCCAGAAGGGCACGGGCAATGCCCGTCAGGGTACGCGCCGCGCTCCCCAGATGAAGGGTGGCGGAACCGTGTTCGGTCCCATGCCCCAGACCTTCCACAAGGACATCAACCGCAAGGTCAAGCTGCTGGCCCGTCGCAGTGCCTTCACCCTCGCGGCTCGTGAGAACGGCGTCATCGTGGTTGAGGATTTCAGCTGGGATACCCCGCGTACCAGCGGAATGGCCGGGCTGCTGAAGGCTTTCAAGCTCGACGGCAAGCGTGTGCTGATCCTCACCGGTGCACAGGACAACAATCTGTACCTGTCTGCCCGCAACATCTACAAGCTCGAGCTGAAGCCCGCCGACCAGCCCAGCGTGCGTGACATCGTCAACTGCGATGTGGTCGTGCTGCTGAAAAGCGCGGTCGGCAAGCTGCAGGAGGTCTACGGTGACTAG
- the rplC gene encoding 50S ribosomal protein L3: MSAILGRKLGMTQIFDEAGNCVPVTMIEAGPCFVTQKKTAETDGYAAVQLSFGELRANRANRPMAGHFKKSGVKPARHLREFDAPALLTLEVGAQVNCDSFREGDMVTVSGTSKGRGYTGVMKAHNFAGFKASHGVHESYRGPGSVGASSDPSRTYRGMKMAGRHGNDRVSVKNLRIVKIIPDQNLILVKGAVPGARNGLLEIRK; the protein is encoded by the coding sequence ATGAGTGCAATCCTGGGACGCAAACTGGGCATGACCCAGATCTTTGACGAGGCAGGCAACTGCGTGCCGGTTACAATGATCGAGGCTGGACCCTGTTTCGTAACACAGAAAAAGACGGCTGAAACCGACGGCTATGCTGCGGTGCAGCTTTCCTTCGGCGAGCTGCGAGCCAACCGGGCCAACCGCCCGATGGCCGGCCATTTCAAGAAGTCCGGCGTCAAGCCCGCCCGCCATCTGCGGGAGTTCGATGCCCCGGCCCTGCTGACCCTCGAGGTTGGTGCACAGGTCAACTGTGATTCGTTCCGCGAAGGCGACATGGTGACCGTGTCCGGTACTTCGAAGGGACGTGGGTACACCGGTGTGATGAAGGCTCACAATTTCGCCGGTTTCAAGGCGAGTCATGGTGTGCACGAGTCGTACCGCGGACCCGGTTCCGTGGGCGCGTCTTCGGACCCGTCCAGGACCTACCGTGGCATGAAGATGGCCGGCCGCCATGGCAACGACCGGGTTTCCGTGAAGAACCTCCGGATCGTGAAGATCATCCCCGATCAGAATCTGATTCTGGTCAAGGGGGCGGTCCCCGGAGCGCGCAATGGCCTGCTGGAAATCCGGAAGTAG
- the rpsJ gene encoding 30S ribosomal protein S10, translated as MANQNIRIRLKAYDHNLIDMSTEKIIRTARDSGAFIAGPIPLPTRRTVVTVNRSPHVDKKSREQFETRIHKRLIDILNATNKTIDALMKLELPAGVDIEIKS; from the coding sequence GTGGCCAACCAGAACATCCGTATCCGCCTCAAGGCCTACGATCACAATCTGATCGACATGTCCACGGAGAAGATCATCCGTACGGCCAGGGATTCGGGCGCATTCATCGCCGGTCCCATTCCCCTGCCTACCCGTCGCACCGTGGTGACGGTGAACCGCTCGCCCCACGTGGACAAGAAGTCCCGCGAGCAGTTCGAGACCCGCATTCACAAGCGTCTCATTGACATTCTGAATGCCACGAACAAGACGATCGACGCCCTGATGAAGCTCGAGCTTCCGGCGGGTGTGGACATCGAGATCAAGTCCTGA